The Bombus pascuorum chromosome 13, iyBomPasc1.1, whole genome shotgun sequence nucleotide sequence AGCGGTGAGTATTGTCCAGTATTTAAGAACAATACTTGTAATTTAAGAAACCaactttttattaacattaatgATTTGTTGgtttttcgttatatttttacaagatAACTGATATTTGCACTAATTTAATAACATGTCCATATAGATACcttaaatatttgacaaaaaaatatttgaaaaagaataaacTGCGTGATTGGTTACGTGTTGTGtcaaaagataaagaaacCTACGAGTTAAGGTACTTCCAAATTAACAGCCAAGAGGATGACGACGAAGAAGATGCAGAATAAAGTTTACTTTAAttctatatacaattacagaATTATCTGTAcatatttctacaaataaataaaacagaaagtttgtattgcattttttaaaaaacaaaatcgtaCCATTCCTCAATTTCtccgaaattaatttaatttgattttatgaGCGCATTGAAAATCAATGTATTGTTTGAAATGACACTGTAATAAATGCGAAATCGCACGTAACGTATACAATAAATCACGTATTCAATTatcaagaagaaaaaaagaactaaatttatcattacgtatacgttataaattcTTCATAATTTGAGAATAAAAGATGCGTCACCAAACGCGTAGTAGAGAAAAACATGTCACTCTTTATTATTAACAGGCTCGTATCTATTTAAGGTTCAACTAGATCCCGGACAATTTGAATACTTTTGTTAtcggaaaatttcaattattttcatacaattaaTCTCCTAACTATAATTATAGCCcacattaattttaaaaggaagatataaattgtgaaatgagtgaaagatataattaaataatgttaCAAGTAATGAAGTTCCGCGAGAAACcgtcttttttttcaaatacagATGTTTGTACAAATGAACGAGAAATTTACTCGCAAATTTCGACAGTccgataataaattaatatcatcaTTTCGTTTTGAATGAATATCAAACGTTATtgtataaaaggaaaatttcgTAGAGACGGTCCTGTTTTATGTATTAAACGGATCACTGAAATCATTCTCTGTCTCACTAAACAGACATTGCGATAACACGTTAGAACCAACACAACTTGAATATACAAATTGCTAGGAGATATCGTCCAATTTCTAGATATATCTTTTGTCGAGTTTTCCAGTGGAAACCAGGGACTATTTCACGTCCGCGTAGAGTGGAAAAGCAAATTGTAGTGCGCAGTGTAACTGACGCACGGTGATTGTTGTGACAGAAGTGGAGAAGAATATCATCGTATCGTCGTATTTCCAGTTCAGAATCATCGTATGAGTCAATAGGAAGAAGATTTTCATAACCCTAGAGAAGAAACGATTTTATTAAAGTGCACGGGGTCTCGTGCAAGCGTACGAGAACGATGAAGTTTCATTACAAGGAGAAACACTCCTTTGAAAGAAGGAAGGTCGAGGGTGAAAAAATTCGACGAAAATATCCCGAAAGGGTTCCCGTGAGTATCCCCGCTCGAAAAAGTCAACCATTTGGTCAAtggaaacaaatttatttcccTTCTAATACAGACAGATTGCATCATTTCGAAAAACCATTAATTCATCGTGATTAAGATTATTCTTTTACGAGCAACTACTGTAATTCGACGCTAATCGATTCGGTCCGTATCCCGAGAATTTCCTGGTCTTAAATGAACCAAGGTCGACTTTCTACGTTGTAAACTCTTTTATTTcgagttgaaatattttttcgctCGATCAAGACGCTAACGATTAAATTCACCATTCGTATCGAATTTCTTTGTGCACTCGCCTTGCAATTGTTCAGGTCTATTGATCGTACTACGCTCTTACTTATAATTGTCAAttgataaaaatcaaataaaaggGAAAGTATTTTCCCCATTTCGCTTGATTTCCCTGAAATTTTTACACGTTGACAAATTTCGTTTACACGCATAGAACGAACATTGAAAATGTAGACCAACTGTTGTTACTTTGAAGActtgaataaatatcaaatttatgtGATATCAAATATGGATTTAAGAATGGTTTCTTATCTTGACAATGGGCCAAGgtttgaaacattttctaattctAATAATGATAATGGAGGGATGAATGGagattttccttttattaaaatataattgagtttgcaattaaaattaatgatttacacatttcattgtattatttcataaatgatattgataaaaaatttatatttcctaGGTTATCGTCGAGAAGGCTCCAAAAGCTAAAATTAGTGATTTggataaacaaaaatatctagTACCATCTGATTTGACTGTgggacaattttattttttaatccgTAAACGAATTCACTTACGTCCAGAAGATgctctcttcttctttgtgAACAACATTATTCCTCCAACAAGTGCTACCATGGGATCTCTTTATGcggtaattatataattcaaaattcattCTAGACATagataaacatttattacatttgtaatatttatattgtgatctatatttttcataggAACATCATGAAGAAGATTTTTTCCTCTATATAGCATACAGCGATGAGAATGTGTATGGACactaattcataaatataaagaagacAACATCCAAACAAAAGAGCAGACAGAAATTTGCCATCTACAATAACGTAGTCCTTTTAGAAGCTTTTGGAAGtgttaacaaaattacatgtttcaattattttgaatgaaaattaaaattctagcACTGTATACTAATTTAAGCTTGCTTCCTTAAGATAAATTGGACGCGTTCATCTGCCAAATATACGAACGTTGTACTTTTTTGATTCCATCACTCACCGCTAATTGAAGAAGTTTAGGAATTCAGGATGTAAAGATCATAGTTATGTTATATGagttttttaatacataaaaaattgaaaaatcattaaaaacgaaaaacttCCTTCATGTTAAGAAGAGTAATTAACTTCAtaattgttacaaaaatatatttacatgcttcaataattatttaaaagatactAATATTTAGAATGGTCTTatgataaattcataattctgTGTAGTGGTTTTATGTGAcctaattttcttttatttaggCTAGTACTCTATTTGCATGTTTCATTATAATTTGaccgtaaaaaaaaaaaaaattaaaagaacttACTGAACATATGgtgaaatttgttataataatgaataatgtaatgtaacaGTAAATCTGTTGGCTGGATGTGggtcaataaaaaaattataaaagtaaattttgttaatacataattgtTTTCCCATCGAAATAAATCATCCATTTTGACGGTATGAAAGTACAAATTCACGATATCAGGAGAAAACGATTGAAACCGTAACTCGTTCATAGTTAATATGTTTTCGTCGTGGTTCGTTCATTTTTAACATGTTTTTCTCTGAAGTACTGCATTCTGAGACGgtcaaatagaaaataacatCTAGTTAATGCCATTCTCTTGGTGAGAGAAGTAACTAATATGGAAATGggaaattatgaaacaaatattacaaacactTCAactgtaaaaagatatttggcTTCTGCATATAATTTGAATCAAGAAGATAGTAATTGGATTGTGACGAATTCCTTTATAATTTTCACTATGCAAACAGGTAAAGTTCTAGATTAAAAcacaagaaatataaataagtttaattttttgtttatttaggTTTTGGTATGTTAGAATCTGGATGTGtctctttaaaaaatgaagtCAACATTATGATGAAGAATGTGGTTGACATAGTACTCGGTGGTTTAACTTATTGGATATTTGGTTTCGCAACGAGTTTCGGAACAAGCACGTTTAATAATCCTTTTATTGGCATAGGAGACTTTTTAATAGATCCTTCAATAGATGACGTATTGATGGGTCCAAAGTGTGCTGCATTTTTATTCCAGTTAAGCTTTGCAACCACTTCAACAACCATTGTTAGTGGTGCCATGGCTGAAcggtaattatataaaataatctataaaGCTTTTTAACTCCACTTGAATATTACATGATTACAGATGCAATTTCAAAGCATACTGTTTATTTTCCTGTTTAAATACAATCGTATACTGCATACCAGCAGGATGGATATGGGGTGATCAaggtttcttaaaaaaaatggGTGCTGTTGATATTGCTGGTTCTGGGGTAGTGCATCTTGTTGGTGGTACCTCTGGtaaagtattaatattttttttcgagATAATTTGTTAATCAATACctaagatattaatttataatagcaCTTGCTTGTGCCGTTATGTTGGGACCAAGGGTAGGCAGATATGACAATGGAATTGATCCATTGCCTCTTGGATGTCCAGTCAATGCTATCATGGGCTTATTTGTACTttggtaaaataaataattagtcGTTGCCCATTTACAGATTTGGATTATcagatatatattaatatacaaaaattgtataagGTGGGGCTGGTTAGCATTTAACAGTGGTAGCACATATGGTGTCAGTGGACAACGATGGCAATATGCAGCTAAAGCAGCAGTTTGCACTATGTTAGCAAGTATGGGGGGTG carries:
- the LOC132913721 gene encoding putative ammonium transporter 3, giving the protein MEMGNYETNITNTSTVKRYLASAYNLNQEDSNWIVTNSFIIFTMQTGFGMLESGCVSLKNEVNIMMKNVVDIVLGGLTYWIFGFATSFGTSTFNNPFIGIGDFLIDPSIDDVLMGPKCAAFLFQLSFATTSTTIVSGAMAERCNFKAYCLFSCLNTIVYCIPAGWIWGDQGFLKKMGAVDIAGSGVVHLVGGTSALACAVMLGPRVGRYDNGIDPLPLGCPVNAIMGLFVLWWGWLAFNSGSTYGVSGQRWQYAAKAAVCTMLASMGGGLVGLGFSLNGPDRIDILSQINGILGSLVAITGGCFLFRTWEAIIVGMVGALITCFTMPLFDKMHIDDPVGASATHGASGIWGIIAIGLFADNPYPLDTTSGRKGLFKGGGGYLLGVQCLVILCLTLWSFTVSITLLWFINKIIPIRMSVHDELLGADLVEHRIRHPQVGISRAMSALRPPSQKHELNSVHPVGINPGHDSYIQKYNRKNRLKYGKQLLLGRKLSKSPKLNTITDTTLTNKNKPNFAWID
- the LOC132913742 gene encoding gamma-aminobutyric acid receptor-associated protein, coding for MKFHYKEKHSFERRKVEGEKIRRKYPERVPVIVEKAPKAKISDLDKQKYLVPSDLTVGQFYFLIRKRIHLRPEDALFFFVNNIIPPTSATMGSLYAEHHEEDFFLYIAYSDENVYGH
- the LOC132913744 gene encoding large ribosomal subunit protein eL22-like, which produces MDVANFEKYLHERIKVAGKTNNFSNSVTLERDKMKLSVNSDIDFSKRYLKYLTKKYLKKNKLRDWLRVVSKDKETYELRYFQINSQEDDDEEDAE